A single candidate division SR1 bacterium Aalborg_AAW-1 DNA region contains:
- the rsuA_1 gene encoding Ribosomal small subunit pseudouridine synthase A, producing the protein MQETIRIDKYLSQLQLVSRRDAKKFFRDERVMINGYIERDHGFHVIDGDTITIDDDLEFSVAQSVTVLLNKPVGYVCSELDEGTHKSYKHLLEDCIYAPMLKIAGRLDQDTTGLVIATSDGAFNHRLTSPKSGKEKEYKVTCEKEVPDTDLLRLEKGVSIDDYVTRSAKVVRIDTHSFYLTLVEGKYHQVKKMCEAIDNTCIALERIRIAGWNIDDLQPGERKFIDQSDLFDIR; encoded by the coding sequence ATGCAAGAAACTATACGTATAGATAAATATTTGTCTCAACTACAGCTTGTCTCCAGAAGAGATGCAAAGAAATTTTTTCGTGATGAGAGAGTAATGATTAATGGATATATTGAGAGAGATCATTGATTTCATGTGATTGATGGTGATACTATTACTATAGATGATGATCTTGAGTTTTCTGTAGCGCAGTCAGTAACAGTACTGCTCAATAAACCTGTATGATATGTCTGTAGTGAACTTGATGAATGAACTCATAAAAGCTATAAACATCTTCTTGAAGATTGTATCTATGCACCCATGCTAAAGATTGCAGGAAGATTAGATCAAGATACAACAGGACTAGTCATTGCAACCAGTGATGGTGCATTTAATCATCGCCTAACTTCTCCTAAATCTGGTAAAGAAAAAGAGTATAAAGTGACCTGTGAAAAAGAGGTTCCTGACACAGATTTGTTGAGACTTGAAAAGGGAGTCTCGATCGATGATTATGTTACTCGTTCTGCGAAAGTAGTCAGGATCGATACTCATTCTTTTTATCTTACTCTTGTTGAAGGTAAATATCATCAAGTAAAGAAGATGTGTGAAGCGATCGATAATACCTGTATTGCATTAGAAAGAATAAGAATAGCAGGATGGAACATTGATGATTTACAACCTTGAGAACGAAAATTTATTGATCAGAGTGATTTATTTGATATAAGATAA
- the sufC gene encoding putative ATP-dependent transporter SufC, producing the protein MLLLEKLSIAVEDKTIIQDLSLNFELGKNYCLLGKNGSGKSSLAMAIMGHPSYEVTNGKLLVNNGIEDIDVLQLDPHERAKLGIFVAFQTIPEIKGVKLFEFLRSIYNATLGQNLSFVQFKKHILPLCDALKINTEFLRRDVNVGFSGGERRKIEMLQLKLLNPKYIFLDEVDSGLDVDAFRDVANMIQELNTTENTFIIITHYFTILDYIPVDQVYVLESGKIVKEGDINVALEIKEKGFN; encoded by the coding sequence ATGTTATTGCTTGAGAAATTGTCAATTGCTGTTGAAGATAAAACCATTATTCAAGATTTGTCATTGAATTTTGAGTTGGGGAAAAATTATTGTCTTCTTGGGAAAAATGGTTCCGGAAAATCATCACTTGCCATGGCTATCATGGGACATCCATCTTATGAAGTTACCAATGGAAAATTGCTCGTAAATAATGGAATAGAAGATATAGATGTTCTTCAATTAGATCCTCATGAGAGAGCTAAGCTTGGTATTTTTGTCGCTTTTCAAACCATTCCGGAGATAAAATGAGTAAAACTCTTTGAATTTCTTCGTTCTATCTATAACGCGACTCTAGGTCAGAATCTCTCGTTTGTGCAATTTAAAAAACATATTCTACCACTATGTGATGCACTGAAAATTAATACAGAGTTTTTACGAAGAGATGTGAATGTTGGGTTTTCTGGTGGAGAGAGACGTAAGATTGAAATGTTACAATTGAAACTTTTGAATCCGAAGTATATTTTCTTAGATGAAGTAGATAGTGGATTAGATGTCGATGCGTTTCGTGATGTGGCGAATATGATTCAAGAACTGAATACTACAGAAAATACTTTTATCATTATAACTCACTATTTTACCATATTGGATTATATTCCTGTTGATCAAGTCTATGTCTTAGAATCAGGAAAGATAGTCAAAGAAGGTGATATTAATGTGGCTTTAGAGATTAAAGAAAAAGGATTTAATTAG
- a CDS encoding MarR family protein, producing MSSTHMSHATKLNGYQLWLSSQYWQRSFNQLLKPSDITHAQYMVLNYMVWADKKDKLAKLSQNQLAQELSLDAMMISNVLKALEAKKYVTRMPAEKNESPKKTSTKKENTSEKPLKKATTPSGNVLSTTKEGKELIKSLAHVVENFEEQVFAKINKKFRKGLESIVDQLSD from the coding sequence ATGTCCTCCACACACATGTCACATGCTACAAAACTCAATGGATACCAATTATGGTTGTCTTCTCAATACTGGCAGAGATCTTTTAATCAATTGCTAAAACCATCAGATATTACTCATGCACAGTACATGGTATTAAACTATATGGTATGGGCTGATAAAAAAGACAAGCTTGCAAAACTTTCTCAAAACCAATTAGCACAAGAATTGTCTCTTGATGCTATGATGATTTCAAATGTATTAAAGGCTCTTGAAGCTAAAAAATATGTAACAAGAATGCCTGCAGAGAAAAATGAGTCACCAAAAAAAACATCAACAAAGAAAGAAAACACTTCTGAAAAACCACTAAAAAAAGCAACAACACCATCAGGAAATGTTTTGTCTACTACGAAAGAGTGAAAAGAGTTAATTAAATCACTTGCTCATGTCGTTGAAAATTTTGAAGAGCAAGTGTTTGCTAAGATTAACAAAAAATTTAGAAAGTGATTAGAATCTATTGTAGATCAACTTTCTGATTAG
- the ligA gene encoding DNA ligase — protein MNINHWLLGQQTQTILGQSQHGNFFDNKDNYDSLINIITDHNHLYYIDNTPIISDVDYDILFTLLKEFEALHPEIIRDDSPTQQLKEQYEIQENFQKANHSIPILSLQNTYNIKDIRDWYESITTMLEKSITTQDEKTKDMLQIKLQTLNFFLEPKYDGLAIVLTYEQGKLVKAVTRGDGYTGDDVTENIRTIKNIPHTLSDKQRVIVRGEVMMPTSRRKMINQQRSDNNQEPFSNTRNAAAGSLKLLDTNEVAKRGLVCYIYDILVGSPSLISEFENLNYLTQTQSQYTIEEISTLIEQGSLKDSLAQADVDFDGLVIKLADSEMRELLGSTNHHPRRAIAYKFPAQQAATQIEHIERQVGRTGILTPVAHLTPTALSGVTISRVSLHNIDFIQNKDIRIHDWVRLQRSGEVIPYIVSVISQRRNGSETIIDSDQIQCPACHTKAQTITNTVGTKTNPLTTTQLICPNPHCSGKLKEKLKHFVSKNAMNIASLGDATLDMLVDQQIIQSLSDIYTLTQPETIFLLKRFPGIGHKKVDIFIDEIITSKTNPLWRFINALGISGIGIKLAKEIEKHLNYRPVSAHTLEQIFTIISNPEFLESIYGVGEKLIQEIHEWYNDPESQTLLSAFSKYGILPTNPMSSSVTNDRKTICITGTFPLSRSELEFFIHQAGFIFTPNLTKTTDYLLVGTHAGNKKDKAGPHTKVLDNIQEIYSLLNISVPLFEDNHKSEQPSGGEMQSLFG, from the coding sequence ATGAACATTAACCACTGGCTTCTCTGACAACAGACACAAACTATACTCTGACAAAGTCAGCATTGAAATTTTTTTGACAATAAAGATAATTACGATAGTCTTATTAATATCATTACTGATCATAACCATCTTTACTATATAGATAATACACCTATCATTAGTGATGTTGATTATGATATATTATTTACATTATTAAAAGAGTTTGAGGCTCTCCATCCAGAGATTATTCGCGATGATAGTCCAACACAGCAACTCAAAGAGCAATATGAAATTCAAGAAAATTTTCAGAAAGCAAATCATAGTATACCTATCTTATCACTTCAAAACACCTATAATATTAAAGATATACGTGATTGGTATGAAAGCATTACGACAATGTTAGAAAAATCTATCACCACACAAGACGAAAAAACAAAGGATATGCTACAGATAAAACTACAAACGCTAAATTTTTTTCTAGAACCCAAGTATGATGGACTTGCAATTGTCCTTACTTATGAACAGTGAAAACTTGTAAAAGCAGTAACACGTTGAGATGGATATACAGGAGATGATGTAACGGAAAATATTAGAACCATCAAGAATATACCACATACACTATCGGATAAGCAAAGAGTAATCGTTCGTGGGGAAGTCATGATGCCAACATCAAGACGAAAAATGATCAATCAACAGAGAAGTGATAATAACCAAGAACCATTTTCTAATACGCGCAATGCAGCAGCTGGTTCGCTTAAACTTCTTGATACCAATGAAGTAGCAAAAAGATGATTAGTTTGTTATATCTATGATATACTCGTATGATCACCATCTCTCATTTCAGAGTTTGAAAATTTAAATTATCTGACACAGACTCAATCACAGTACACTATCGAAGAAATCAGCACATTAATCGAACAATGATCTCTCAAAGATAGTCTTGCTCAAGCAGATGTAGATTTTGATGGATTAGTGATTAAGCTAGCGGATAGTGAAATGAGAGAGCTTCTTTGATCAACCAATCACCATCCACGCCGAGCTATTGCATATAAATTTCCTGCTCAACAAGCAGCAACACAGATTGAACATATAGAACGACAAGTTGGTCGCACAGGCATCCTTACTCCTGTTGCACACCTTACTCCTACTGCGCTTTCTGGAGTAACTATTAGCCGTGTATCTCTCCATAATATCGACTTTATACAGAACAAAGATATACGCATTCATGACTGGGTTCGACTACAAAGATCTGGCGAAGTGATACCGTATATAGTTTCTGTTATTTCACAACGTAGAAACTGATCTGAAACAATAATAGATTCTGACCAGATTCAATGTCCTGCTTGTCATACGAAAGCTCAGACAATAACCAACACTGTAGGAACAAAAACAAACCCTCTCACAACCACTCAACTCATCTGTCCAAATCCTCATTGTTCCTGAAAACTCAAAGAAAAACTGAAACATTTTGTATCCAAAAACGCTATGAATATTGCTTCACTTGGTGATGCAACACTCGATATGCTCGTTGATCAGCAGATTATACAGTCTCTTAGCGACATCTATACCCTCACACAGCCAGAAACTATTTTTTTACTAAAAAGATTTCCAGGCATTGGTCACAAAAAAGTCGATATCTTCATAGATGAAATTATTACAAGCAAAACAAATCCCCTCTGGAGATTTATCAATGCACTAGGTATCTCAGGAATAGGAATTAAACTTGCTAAAGAGATAGAAAAGCACCTCAACTATCGACCTGTTTCTGCTCATACACTAGAACAAATCTTTACTATTATTAGTAATCCTGAATTTTTAGAATCTATTTATGGTGTAGGTGAAAAACTAATACAAGAAATCCATGAATGGTATAACGATCCGGAATCTCAGACATTATTGTCAGCATTTTCCAAATACGGTATTCTTCCCACGAACCCTATGAGCTCATCAGTCACTAATGACAGAAAAACCATTTGTATCACTTGAACATTCCCACTATCTCGTTCTGAACTAGAATTTTTCATCCATCAAGCGTGATTTATCTTTACTCCAAATCTCACAAAAACGACTGACTATCTCCTCGTCGGTACTCATGCTGGCAATAAAAAAGATAAAGCCTGACCTCATACAAAAGTTCTCGATAATATTCAGGAAATATATAGTCTCCTGAATATAAGCGTACCATTATTTGAAGACAATCACAAAAGCGAACAACCATCTGGATGAGAAATGCAATCACTCTTTGGATAA
- the sigA_1 gene encoding RNA polymerase sigma factor SigA, giving the protein MLSMGTADTKKNLWTKFQDEISDLSDGLQLLLEKGFLVGSLAEEDVIEEIDDLDLKAKMIEKFYYIADKLGIKVITIEEQLQKETAEIISQGQKTGQIHLFDNKVQTNDKQYKDYIKLYFNDVSKIKLLSAEEEKAIARRIVRGDENAKRKLIEANLRLVISIAKRFFGAKLSFSDLIQEGNVGLIKAIEKFDPEKDFKFSTYATWWIKQSITKAIADMSKHVRIPVHLIDEISAYNKASSMLFQKLGREPNSKEIADHLGFPLKKINKLEEVIYGNISLDSDVGEDGSKDKLGDMIPDTKTATPDQVAETSALRTNLDNILKMLDEREAKIIKMRYGIDGPKYTLEQVGEEFDVTRERVRQVEQKVIQKLREHEGLQKMLGIEDDMEKLLLQGFNTKKKSGRA; this is encoded by the coding sequence ATGTTATCTATGTGAACAGCAGACACTAAAAAAAATCTTTGGACAAAGTTTCAAGATGAAATTTCTGATCTTTCAGATGGTTTACAACTTTTGTTAGAAAAGTGATTTCTTGTATGATCATTGGCAGAAGAGGATGTGATTGAGGAAATTGATGATCTTGATCTTAAAGCAAAAATGATAGAAAAATTCTATTATATAGCTGATAAACTTGGAATTAAAGTGATTACTATTGAAGAACAGCTTCAAAAAGAAACAGCTGAAATTATTTCACAATGACAAAAAACTGGACAAATACATCTTTTTGATAATAAAGTACAAACTAACGATAAACAATATAAAGATTACATTAAACTCTATTTTAATGATGTATCGAAAATTAAACTTTTGAGTGCAGAAGAAGAAAAGGCTATTGCACGCCGTATTGTGAGATGAGATGAAAATGCAAAACGTAAGCTTATTGAAGCAAATTTGAGGCTTGTTATTTCTATTGCAAAGAGATTTTTTGGTGCGAAATTAAGTTTTTCTGACTTGATTCAGGAATGAAATGTTGGTCTGATTAAAGCTATAGAAAAGTTTGACCCAGAAAAGGATTTTAAATTTTCCACGTATGCTACTTGGTGGATTAAACAATCTATTACGAAAGCTATTGCAGATATGTCTAAGCATGTACGTATACCGGTTCATCTTATTGATGAAATCAGTGCATATAATAAGGCTTCCTCAATGCTATTTCAAAAACTTGGTAGAGAACCAAATTCTAAAGAAATTGCTGATCATCTTTGATTCCCTTTGAAAAAAATTAATAAACTTGAAGAGGTTATTTATGGTAATATATCCTTAGATAGTGACGTGTGAGAAGATGGTTCAAAAGATAAGCTAGGAGATATGATTCCTGATACAAAAACAGCAACACCTGACCAAGTTGCTGAGACGAGTGCACTAAGAACAAATCTGGATAATATTTTGAAGATGCTTGATGAGAGAGAAGCTAAGATTATTAAGATGAGATACGGCATCGATGGTCCAAAATATACTCTTGAGCAAGTAGGAGAAGAGTTTGATGTGACTCGTGAAAGAGTCAGACAAGTTGAACAAAAAGTAATCCAAAAGCTTCGTGAACATGAAGGTCTTCAAAAAATGCTTGGTATTGAAGATGATATGGAAAAACTTTTACTACAATGATTTAATACTAAGAAAAAAAGCTGACGTGCTTAA
- a CDS encoding Divergent PAP2 family protein, which translates to MVALLAQFIKIIIDSFSGKHITFRSMLVSGGMPSAHSTLTSSVLMMVILIEGLFSVTTMIVTVFALLVRYDAANVRYESGKHAQYINSLRIEMHKVMTQEHMYSHAWGLDRLKERLGHTPVEIIVGILFGAAATLALVSLFDTYLISFSIILG; encoded by the coding sequence TTGGTAGCATTGTTAGCACAATTTATCAAAATTATTATTGATTCATTTTCTGGTAAACATATAACATTTCGTTCAATGTTGGTATCTGGTGGTATGCCATCAGCACATAGTACTTTGACAAGTAGTGTCCTTATGATGGTTATTCTTATTGAATGATTATTTAGTGTCACTACTATGATCGTTACAGTATTTGCACTATTGGTGCGATATGATGCAGCGAATGTGAGATATGAATCAGGAAAACATGCACAATATATTAATTCTTTAAGGATAGAAATGCATAAAGTTATGACACAAGAGCATATGTATTCTCATGCATGGTGATTAGATAGATTGAAAGAAAGATTAGGTCATACTCCTGTGGAAATTATTGTAGGTATACTGTTTTGAGCAGCAGCTACGTTAGCATTAGTATCATTATTTGATACATATCTTATTAGCTTTTCAATAATTTTATGATAA
- the greA gene encoding Transcription elongation factor GreA — MTTKKNLISQEGYEKIVAEINTLKEIEIPETLEVLKDARSQGDLSENSDYHAAKEKLALLQRRILELEEMIEKVEIIQDDDTKKGGRDAVVKYGSKVTIAIEGDKEFTIEIVGGGEVVIGNELAISLDSPLGQAIDGKKKGDKGEIKLPSGNKTVTILSIE, encoded by the coding sequence ATGACTACAAAAAAAAATCTTATTTCTCAAGAATGATATGAAAAAATTGTTGCTGAAATTAATACACTAAAAGAAATAGAAATTCCGGAAACATTAGAAGTACTGAAAGATGCTAGATCTCAGTGAGATTTATCGGAAAATTCAGATTATCATGCAGCAAAAGAAAAGTTGGCTCTTTTACAGAGAAGAATTCTAGAGCTTGAAGAAATGATAGAAAAAGTTGAGATTATTCAGGATGATGATACAAAAAAATGAGGAAGAGATGCAGTAGTTAAATATGGTTCGAAAGTTACAATAGCTATTGAATGAGATAAAGAATTTACTATAGAAATAGTAGGTTGAGGAGAAGTTGTGATATGAAATGAATTAGCAATATCTCTTGATTCTCCTCTCTGACAAGCTATAGATGGTAAGAAAAAATGAGATAAAGGAGAAATTAAACTTCCTTCTGGTAATAAAACTGTAACAATTTTATCAATAGAATAA
- the hup gene encoding DNA-binding protein HU, producing MTKTTLIAQIANQLNVSKNMAKQLVDSFLDSISASLAKGKEVRIQGFGTFKVSKRAARNGVNPRTGESIKIKAMNVASFKAGKELKAQVNK from the coding sequence ATGACAAAAACAACTCTTATCGCACAAATTGCAAATCAACTTAACGTATCAAAAAACATGGCTAAACAACTTGTTGATTCATTCTTAGACAGTATTTCAGCTTCTCTTGCTAAAGGTAAAGAAGTAAGAATCCAAGGATTCGGTACATTCAAAGTATCTAAAAGAGCTGCTAGAAATGGAGTAAATCCAAGAACTGGAGAATCTATCAAAATTAAAGCTATGAATGTAGCTAGCTTCAAAGCAGGTAAAGAACTTAAAGCTCAAGTAAACAAATAA
- the sigE gene encoding RNA polymerase sigma-E factor precursor produces MYFEQSFIERLLQYDDLAFAQFYEQTADQFFRYIITHYSLSLQEAQDILSDVYLKIWNNLEKYDPKYQFGQFVRTVLKNHCKDYFKVTKPLLFSDLVITHSDGSTTDLSDTLIQEDSVVDDFQQQFTQEIIQNALEQLDQESQELIHSRYVLQYSYDTLAHMYGLSNDNVRQKLSRIVKKLREELKKFST; encoded by the coding sequence ATGTATTTTGAACAATCGTTTATAGAACGTCTTTTACAATATGATGATTTAGCATTTGCTCAGTTTTACGAACAAACAGCTGATCAATTTTTTCGTTATATTATAACACATTATAGTCTTTCTCTTCAAGAAGCTCAGGATATTCTCTCTGATGTATACCTTAAAATTTGGAATAATCTTGAAAAATACGATCCAAAATATCAGTTCTGACAATTTGTACGAACAGTATTAAAAAATCATTGTAAGGATTATTTTAAAGTTACAAAGCCATTGTTGTTTTCAGATTTAGTTATTACACATAGTGATGGTTCTACTACTGATCTATCGGATACTCTTATTCAAGAAGATAGTGTAGTAGATGATTTTCAACAACAATTTACTCAAGAAATAATTCAGAATGCTCTCGAACAACTTGATCAAGAATCACAAGAGCTTATTCATTCAAGATATGTCTTACAATATTCTTATGATACCTTGGCTCATATGTATGGATTATCTAATGATAATGTTCGCCAAAAATTGTCTAGAATTGTAAAAAAACTTCGTGAAGAACTGAAAAAATTCTCAACATAG
- the ctpA gene encoding Carboxy-terminal processing protease CtpA precursor — MRKVDGLGFFWGILVGLGIMSLFFLSGWGGYRLVKNEYLSGEDYLSGDDFSLDDTQKAMEEIYSLVSSQYYFTGDVDKTKMARQAIASFVNGLGDPFSSYLPPLQAKELEDNISGDESIEGIGAMLSQTEKGIIIEEVVHSSPAAQVGLMPLDIIVKVNGTGIQDQNVQEVVQLIRGPKGTSVDLTVMRMNDEGGFEIIEKTLIRDTIVIPSVSSKILSGDQGQKIGYIGLSVFASDTDSRLKKEITKLLDENIQGVILDVRGNGGGLLPESVSVVSHFLKQGSSVTKAKYRIYNDDDYKAEGGDMLSHLPLVVITNGYSASASEIIALALRENRCPGSTSLSVQEQGSGSVLGEDCTAVLVGERTFGKGTVQSLQNLQFGGSLKLTVGKWFSPSGISIHELGILPDYIVELNAEEYYGSGNDAQLEKAEELLSQYLTMNR, encoded by the coding sequence ATGCGCAAAGTTGATGGATTATGATTTTTTTGGTGAATACTGGTAGGGTTATGAATAATGAGCTTATTTTTTCTTTCTGGATGGTGAGGCTATAGATTAGTAAAGAATGAATATCTCTCATGAGAAGACTATCTCTCTGGCGATGATTTTTCTCTTGATGATACTCAAAAAGCTATGGAAGAGATATATTCTTTAGTGTCTAGTCAATATTATTTTACTGGAGATGTGGATAAAACGAAGATGGCTCGCCAGGCTATTGCTTCTTTTGTAAATTGATTAGGTGATCCTTTTTCATCTTATTTACCACCTCTACAAGCTAAAGAGTTAGAAGATAATATTAGTGGTGATGAGTCTATCGAGGGTATTTGAGCCATGCTTTCACAAACCGAAAAAGGAATAATTATTGAAGAAGTTGTTCATTCATCTCCTGCTGCTCAGGTTGGACTTATGCCTTTAGATATTATTGTAAAGGTGAATGGAACTGGTATACAAGATCAAAATGTTCAAGAAGTAGTACAATTGATTCGTTGACCAAAAGGAACGTCTGTTGATCTGACTGTTATGAGAATGAATGATGAGTGATGATTTGAAATTATTGAAAAAACATTAATAAGAGATACAATAGTGATTCCTTCCGTATCTTCAAAAATATTGAGCGGTGATCAAGGACAAAAAATAGGATATATCTGACTTTCTGTTTTTGCTTCAGATACAGATTCACGTTTGAAAAAAGAAATCACGAAACTTCTTGATGAAAATATTCAAGGTGTCATATTGGATGTAAGAGGTAATGGAGGATGATTATTACCAGAGTCTGTTTCCGTAGTATCTCACTTTTTGAAACAAGGTAGTAGCGTTACAAAAGCAAAATATCGTATTTATAATGACGATGATTATAAAGCTGAATGATGAGATATGCTTTCTCATCTCCCATTAGTAGTTATTACGAATTGATATTCAGCAAGTGCAAGTGAAATTATTGCATTAGCACTAAGAGAAAATAGATGTCCATGATCTACCTCTTTATCTGTACAAGAACAATGATCAGGATCGGTATTATGAGAGGATTGTACTGCTGTATTAGTATGAGAGAGAACATTTGGAAAGTGAACGGTACAAAGTTTACAAAACTTACAGTTTGGTTGATCTCTTAAGCTTACTGTAGGAAAATGGTTTTCTCCTTCGGGTATCTCTATTCATGAGCTTGGTATATTACCAGATTATATTGTTGAATTGAATGCAGAAGAATATTATGGATCATGAAATGATGCACAGTTAGAAAAAGCAGAAGAATTATTGTCACAATATCTCACTATGAATCGTTAA
- the hrcA gene encoding Heat-inducible transcription repressor HrcA, producing the protein MTNSNDKLLQLLHIVIDNYITKGEPIGSKFLSTMEGAEMDYAPSTLRKYLQQLESSGMVYQPYNSSGRIPTVQGLSTYLDTFLAELTEENTEDESDNLVFEFDIEMARSSLRGITENLGKMVDGVVVGFLSNDEYSFLGINNLLNDQMDTQDMHTMKYIVDFIEKKEIVHFLSKKIIKRGSVYYTFAQDETTVLSCVYTKVTVNDYDAIISIVGPSRVNYKKNLTVLKKLSSLLS; encoded by the coding sequence ATGACAAATTCGAATGATAAACTTCTACAATTGCTTCATATTGTAATTGATAACTATATAACTAAAGGTGAGCCAATTGGTTCAAAATTTTTGTCTACCATGGAATGAGCTGAGATGGATTATGCTCCATCAACTCTTCGTAAATATCTCCAACAACTTGAATCTTCAGGAATGGTTTATCAACCCTATAATAGCTCTGGTCGTATACCAACCGTACAGGGATTAAGTACATATTTAGATACATTTCTCGCTGAACTGACGGAAGAGAACACTGAAGATGAGTCAGATAATCTTGTTTTTGAGTTTGATATTGAGATGGCAAGATCCAGTTTAAGATGAATTACTGAAAATCTTGGTAAGATGGTTGACGGTGTAGTAGTGTGATTTCTTTCCAATGATGAATATTCATTTCTTGGGATCAATAATCTTTTGAATGATCAAATGGATACACAAGATATGCATACGATGAAATATATTGTTGATTTTATTGAGAAGAAAGAAATTGTACATTTCTTGAGTAAAAAAATCATTAAAAGAGGTAGTGTTTATTATACATTTGCGCAAGATGAAACTACAGTTTTGAGTTGCGTCTATACGAAAGTAACCGTAAATGATTATGATGCTATTATTTCTATTGTTGGTCCATCAAGAGTTAATTATAAAAAGAATCTTACTGTCTTGAAAAAACTTTCTTCACTTTTATCCTAA